One genomic region from Phycodurus eques isolate BA_2022a chromosome 16, UOR_Pequ_1.1, whole genome shotgun sequence encodes:
- the pla2g10 gene encoding group 10 secretory phospholipase A2, protein MTALHHAFLLFAVAAASAASPAAFSSRRSKRGLLELAGIIRCSTGRSALAYVSYGCYCGLGGHGWPRDRADWCCHKHDCCYDGAERQGCQTKTDRYDWTCDGRTADCDDLTDTCEKLLCKCDRDAAKCLRNSPYKRKYALWPNWWCGHHHPMCTIY, encoded by the exons ATGACTGCCCTTCACCACGCATTTTTGCTCTTTGCAG TGGCTGCGGCCTCTGCAGCCTCTCCGGCCGCGTTCTCGTCCCGGCGCTCCAAAAGAGGTCTTCTGGAGCTGGCGGGGATCATCAGATGCAGCACGGGGAGATCGGCTTTGGCTTACGTTTCGTACGGGTGCTACTGTGGACTCGGGGGCCACGGCTGGCCCCGAGACAGGGCCGACTG GTGCTGCCACAAACATGACTGCTGCTACGATGGCGCCGAGCGCCAGGGATGCCAAACCAAAACAGACCGCTACGATTGGACATGTGATGGCAGGACAGCGGACTGTG ACGATTTGACGGACACATGTGAGAAGCTGCTGTGCAAGTGTGACCGAGATGCCGCCAAGTGCCTGAGAAATTCGCCCTACAAAAGGAAATACGCCCTGTGGCCAAACTGGTGGTGTGGCCACCACCATCCAATGTGTACCATTTACtga